The DNA region CTGCCAAAGCCGTTATAAAAgttgtgaattttttttttttgaaagggagGTATATAAAAGTTGATGTTGTATCTTTCACCTTTATTTGAAAACTTTTAGCTGAGGATACAGAGGCCCTTTCTTGATCCTGTTTGAGTGTTTGCTAAGCTTTGAGAGGCCTGGACGGAGGCTAGGCGATGGAGTgaaatggtggattttttttttatgtTGTGAAGTtttgagttgtggttgtttaTTAGTAATGGGTCTGCAAGTTTCATCGGCCCAAAATCAAGCTTCAAATTTGTAAATTCATTTTTGGGCTTCATCTTTGGATTAGCGAACATGGCTTATTTGTGTTGAAGAAAAATCTTATTTCATATACGAAGCCTCTTCACTTCGTGAGCTTTTGCTGCCAACATTAAGTTATATTCCTTGGTTTATTTAGTTACTCATCTTAGAATTTGTGGTGTTGATGTCTGTTTCTTTTCCCTCTTCTTCAGAATGGAACAAAGGACTCCATTAGCAAGCTTGTCTCTGAATTGAATGCTGCTACACTCGAAACTGATGTAGGTAAGCCTATTTGTTTCATCTTAACATATCCTAGTCTTCCTCTTTCTAGGATATTCCCATTTGGTGCATGCATCTGATTGGTATTCTTATGTTTTCCTGTTCCACATAAATGTTTTGTTAATACAGATACCTTACTGAATATTTGCATTTACTAATATATCACTTATTTTCTTTGTGTGATGTACAAGGCTATCTACTAAAGTGTAAATCCATTGCTAATTCGATGTTTGGATAGTTGGCTCCTATAGAAAAAACTGCTGGGAAAAATGTTTGCTTAATGCTCCTAATAAGATTTGCTAGTGACTTTCCTGAAAGCCTTTTATGTAACTGTAAGAAACTTAAGCATATGAGCTACCTGCATCCTGTATGAGTACCATGTGGCCTGGAAACACTTCTTCCATGTTTGTAGCAGGCTCTTCTCTTGAATAGAAAGTGTCTATCTCAGGTTCTGCAAGTCCATCTATAGGAACAATTTATTTATTCTTTGGCAGTATAGATGGGATTCTGCTTATGGGCTCCAAATTATAACCAGGACCTAATATCTTGGGTTGGAAACACGTATAGTAGAGAGAATTATCTAAGAAATTCTATGCCACTTTGCTGCTTGTTTCTTGCTGAATAAAGCAATCAAACTAATGTGTGGCATTATGCAATTCTACAGATGTTGTGGTGGCACCTCCATTCATCTATATCGATCAGGTCAAGAATTCACTAACTGGTCGCATTGAGGTTTCTGCTCAGAATGTGTGGATTGGAAAAGGAGGAGCCTACACCGGAGAGATCAGGTTGGGTACACTGGACACTGGTCACCCTTTTCTTTGCTAAGTATATACATGGAGATTGCAACTAGCTGTAAAGTGGTTATAAAACCAGCAGTCTGTTGGTTTTCCTGGATGGACTTTGGATAAATAGGTaacaatggattaggagtttatttttttcacttctggctTTGCTAATAGAACTTTTATCCTTCCCTTAAAAAATTACAGTGCAGAACAATTGGTGGACATCGGTGTTCAATGGGTTATTCTTGGACACTCTGAGCGTAGGCATATTATTGGTGAAGACGACGAGGTGATTATTTTCTGTGCATATGCTACTGGTTTGACACTTCCAGAAACATAGTTTTTGATTGCAATATAACAAGTTGTGCAAATGCAGTTTATTGGGAAGAAGGCTGCATATGCATTGAGCCAAAATGTTAAGCTTATTGCCTGCATAGGAGAGCTTCTGGAAGAGAGGGAAGCAGGGAAAACTTTTGATGTATGTTTTAAGCAGATGAAGGCTTTTGCAGGTGAaatttcttcatctaacaaaCCTTTTTTATGGGTGTTCTAGAGAAGAAGTTGGGAGGCATTGATTTTGCTTGTGTTGATGCATATGCAACATGTATCTGCTTGCAGATAGTATTTCAAATTGGGCCGATGTTGTAATTGCATATGAGCCTGTTTGGGCTATTGGAACTGGACAAGTTGCTACTCCTGAGCAGGCCCAGGAAGTTCATGCCGCTGTACGCGATTGGTTGAAGACCAACGTATCACCTGAAGTTGCCTCTAGCACTCGAATAATCTATGGAGGTTAGTTTCTCATGTCATATACTCATATCGCTATGTCAGGATAGTGTGCTTCTCATATTTCTTTCCATTAAATTTGATAATGGAAAGATTGAACTTGGAACTGCGGTTTACTAAATTACTATGAGAGACATTAATTCATAAGCTTAAATATCTCGGCAGATGTTCCGTTAAATTTTATTCCAGTGTTGTGGGGTGTTTAACATGACTTACTGGCTCTATGATGTGACCATCCTCCTTTGCTTGTGTTGCAGGTTCTGTGAAT from Miscanthus floridulus cultivar M001 unplaced genomic scaffold, ASM1932011v1 fs_523_1_2, whole genome shotgun sequence includes:
- the LOC136532105 gene encoding triosephosphate isomerase, chloroplastic-like, whose protein sequence is MAAAPSSLASSHLSRVADLRRAAAVAIPAVPQQLRIGCSRRRAQRVVAMAGSGKFFVGGNWKCNGTKDSISKLVSELNAATLETDVDVVVAPPFIYIDQVKNSLTGRIEVSAQNVWIGKGGAYTGEISAEQLVDIGVQWVILGHSERRHIIGEDDEFIGKKAAYALSQNVKLIACIGELLEEREAGKTFDVCFKQMKAFADSISNWADVVIAYEPVWAIGTGQVATPEQAQEVHAAVRDWLKTNVSPEVASSTRIIYGGSVNAANCAELAKKEDIDGFLVGGASLKAPDFATIVNSVTAKKVAA